A single genomic interval of Leptospira dzoumogneensis harbors:
- a CDS encoding DsbA family oxidoreductase — protein sequence METSISIYSDVVCPWCYIGKKRLEKAIESWESNHPEDKIIVEWKPFQLNPDLPEQGEDREAHMVRKFGSLDRVKMMTQRVSDIAKEDGLEFSNILQGHQPNTFLLHALIRKARNYGKEAELAEVFFRKFFSEGKNLSDDSIIQESLTQVGVPTSELEEVRKDPSLLSQIETEENEGKMLGVTGVPFYIFNEKYAVSGAQPVDLFLQVFDKLQSEAGA from the coding sequence TTGGAAACTAGTATCTCAATTTATTCGGACGTAGTTTGTCCTTGGTGCTATATAGGTAAAAAAAGATTAGAGAAGGCGATAGAATCTTGGGAATCAAATCATCCTGAAGACAAGATCATCGTAGAGTGGAAACCTTTCCAATTAAATCCTGATCTACCCGAACAGGGAGAAGATAGGGAAGCTCATATGGTCCGAAAATTCGGTTCCTTGGACCGGGTAAAAATGATGACCCAAAGAGTTTCGGATATCGCAAAAGAAGATGGATTAGAATTTTCTAATATTTTGCAAGGCCACCAGCCGAATACTTTTCTATTACACGCTCTCATTCGTAAGGCCAGAAATTACGGGAAAGAAGCGGAGCTTGCAGAAGTATTCTTCCGAAAGTTCTTCTCGGAAGGAAAAAATCTTTCGGATGATTCTATTATCCAAGAAAGCCTAACTCAAGTTGGAGTTCCTACATCAGAATTAGAAGAAGTCCGCAAAGACCCTTCTCTTCTTTCCCAAATAGAAACGGAAGAAAATGAAGGTAAAATGCTGGGAGTAACCGGTGTGCCTTTTTATATTTTTAACGAGAAATATGCGGTTTCAGGCGCTCAACCTGTAGATCTATTCTTGCAGGTGTTTGATAAATTACAATCAGAGGCGGGAGCTTAA